In Glycine max cultivar Williams 82 chromosome 7, Glycine_max_v4.0, whole genome shotgun sequence, a single window of DNA contains:
- the LOC102667698 gene encoding uncharacterized protein, protein MLKFHIHRILVCAKGFTFTTLKWNPIVQLQFLKFEFCTTSRSFVVPYLINNCGFSQENALKASLRLRFRGPQKPDSVLSFFRSHGFSNSQICHILQKAPRLLLCNTQKTLLPKFQYLLSKGVSSLDIVRMVTPAPRFLERSLENHIIPTCEFVRGFLQSDKRMIHLLIRSPKLLNESSVTPNIKLLLDNGVTHSSIALLLQRRNQLLWSANLLKTVEELKQMGFDPSTSTFSMALLAKRTVGKTKWAEKIDTFKKWGWSQEQVLLAFRRQPQCMLSSRDKINAVMSFWVEQVGFNSAEIVKAPGIFLFSLQKRIAPRALVVQFLISKSLLQKEASLTTPFILPEKLFLKKYVKHFKEDSSHLLKLYEEKMSLENDRGNPCS, encoded by the coding sequence ATGTTGAAATTTCACATCCACAGAATTCTTGTTTGCGCCAAGGGTTTCACATTCACAACCCTAAAATGGAACCCTATTGTTCAACTCCAATTTCTCAAATTCGAGTTCTGCACTACCTCACGCTCTTTCGTGGTGCCCTACCTCATCAACAATTGTGGCTTCTCCCAAGAAAACGCTCTCAAAGCTTCCCTCAGGCTCCGTTTCCGTGGCCCCCAAAAGCCCGATTCAGTTCTCTCCTTCTTCCGAAGCCACGGCTTCTCCAACTCTCAAATATGCCATATCCTCCAAAAAGCACCCCGGCTACTTTTATGCAACACCCAGAAGACACTGTTGCCAAAGTTCCAATATTTACTTTCAAAAGGTGTTTCTTCCCTTGACATTGTTCGCATGGTCACCCCTGCCCCTCGTTTCCTTGAAAGAAGTTTGGAGAATCATATAATCCCAACATGTGAATTTGTAAGAGGGTTCCTCCAATCTGACAAGCGAATGATTCATCTTCTGATTCGCAGTCCTAAGTTACTTAATGAAAGTAGTGTGACACCTAACATCAAATTGTTGCTTGATAATGGAGTTACCCACTCAAGCATTGCTTTGTTGCTCCAGAGACGGAACCAGTTACTCTGGTCTGCTAACTTGTTGAAGACTGTTGAGGAATTGAAGCAAATGGGTTTCGatccttcaacttcaactttCAGTATGGCATTGCTTGCCAAAAGGACTGTAGGGAAAACCAAATGGGCCGAGAAGATTGACACTTTTAAGAAGTGGGGATGGTCCCAAGAACAAGTTCTTCTAGCATTTAGGAGGCAGCCTCAGTGTATGTTGTCATCCCGTGATAAAATTAATGCAGTGATGAGTTTTTGGGTAGAACAGGTGGGTTTCAATTCTGCAGAGATTGTCAAAGCTCCAGGAATTTTCCTATTTAGTCTCCAGAAGAGGATTGCTCCAAGGGCTTTAGTTGTGCAGTTTCTTATCTCAAAAAGTCTGCTACAAAAGGAGGCAAGCTTAACTACACCATTTATTCTGCCTGAGAAGTTGTTCCTTAAAAAGTATGTAAAACATTTTAAGGAGGATTCTTCTCATCTGTTAAAGCTGTACGAGGAAAAAATGAGTCTTGAAAATGATAGGGGCAACCCTTGTTCGTAG
- the LOC100787807 gene encoding pentatricopeptide repeat-containing protein At4g15720: MNLVTSLSSSLSRQHKLSLFHFHTNTKAHFVAKLQTCKDLTSATSTHSNVVKSGLSNDTFATNHLINCYLRLFTIDHAQKLFDEMPHRNVVSWTSLMAGYVSQGQPNMALCLFHQMQGTLVLPNEFTFATLINACSILANLEIGRRIHALVEVSGLGSNLVACSSLIDMYGKCNHVDEARLIFDSMCTRNVVSWTSMITTYSQNAQGHHALQLFKEFNHSRLDKPNHFMLCSAVSACASLGSLGSGKITHGVVIRLGHEASDVIASALVDMYAKCGCVNYSAKIFRRIQNPSVIPYTSMIVGAAKYGLGILSLQLFQEMVVRRIKPNDITFVGVLHACSHSGLVDKGLELLDSMDGKYGVTPDAKHYTCIADMLGRVGRIEEAYQLAKSVQVEGDGYAMLWGTLLSASRLYGRVDIALEASNRLIESNQQVAGAYVTLSNAYALAGDWENAHNLRSEMKHTGVYKEPGSSWIEIKESTYLFHAGDISKYTQGREILSLLRELEERMKGRGYVGGTKGLVFVDVEEEAKEEIVSMHSEKLALAFGLINTPKGVTIRIMKNLRMCRDCHGAFKLISDIVERELVVRDVNRFHHFKNGLCTCGDFW, encoded by the coding sequence ATGAATTTGGTAACATCCCTCTCTTCCTCTCTTTCCCGCCAACACAAACTGTCGCTGTTCCATTTCCACACCAATACCAAAGCTCACTTCGTTGCAAAGCTCCAAACTTGCAAGGATTTAACCTCTGCAACCTCGACCCACTCCAACGTTGTCAAATCTGGTTTGTCAAATGATACTTTTGCCACCAACCATCTCATTAACTGCTATCTCAGGCTATTTACAATCGACCATGCACAAAAACTGTTCGACGAAATGCCTCATCGTAATGTCGTGTCCTGGACTTCGCTTATGGCTGGTTATGTCAGCCAGGGTCAACCCAATATGGCACTTTGTCTCTTCCACCAAATGCAAGGAACCTTGGTTCTGCCCAATGAATTCACGTTTGCCACTCTAATTAATGCTTGTTCTATCCTTGCCAACCTTGAGATTGGTAGAAGAATTCATGCTCTTGTTGAGGTTTCGGGTTTAGGGTCCAACCTTGTTGCATGCTCTTCTCTCATTGATATGTATGGGAAGTGCAACCATGTTGATGAGGCTCGGCTGATCTTTGACTCCATGTGTACAAGGAATGTGGTTTCTTGGACTTCCATGATCACCACATATTCTCAGAATGCACAAGGGCACCATGCTCTACAACTGTTTAAGGAATTCAATCATTCTAGATTGGACAAACCGAATCATTTCATGTTGTGCAGTGCAGTCAGTGCTTGTGCAAGTCTGGGAAGCCTGGGTTCTGGaaaaatcactcatggtgtGGTCATACGTCTTGGACATGAAGCAAGTGATGTGATTGCTAGTGCACTTGTGGACATGTATGCCAAATGTGGTTGTGTTAATTACTCTGCCAAAATCTTCAGGAGAATCCAAAATCCTTCAGTGATCCCTTATACTTCAATGATTGTGGGTGCTGCGAAGTATGGACTAGGCATATTGTCTCTTCAACTGTTTCAAGAAATGGTTGTTAGAAGAATAAAGCCTAATGATATCACATTTGTTGGGGTCTTGCATGCTTGCAGCCATTCGGGGCTTGTAGATAAAGGACTTGAGCTCCTTGACTCCATGGATGGGAAATATGGGGTGACTCCTGATGCAAAGCATTACACGTGCATTGCAGATATGCTAGGCCGAGTGGGGCGTATTGAAGAAGCATACCAGTTAGCAAAGTCAGTTCAAGTTGAAGGTGATGGATATGCCATGTTGTGGGGGACCCTTCTTTCAGCTAGTAGGCTTTATGGTAGGGTAGACATTGCCCTTGAAGCCAGTAATAGGCTAATAGAGTCCAACCAACAGGTAGCAGGTGCATATGTTACATTGTCCAATGCATATGCGTTGGCAGGGGACTGGGAAAATGCTCATAATCTACGATCCGAAATGAAGCATACTGGAGTTTACAAGGAACCTGGCAGCAGTTGGATTGAGATAAAAGAATCAACTTATTTGTTCCATGCTGGAGACATCTCTAAATATACTCAAGGGAGGGAGATCCTGAGTTTGCTAAGGGAATTGGAAGAGAGAATGAAGGGAAGGGGATATGTGGGAGGGACTAAAGGGTTGGTGTTTGTTGATGTGGAAGAGGAGGCCAAAGAGGAAATTGTGAGCATGCATAGTGAGAAACTTGCCTTGGCGTTTGGATTAATAAACACACCTAAAGGAGTCACGATCAGAATAATGAAGAACTTGAGAATGTGCAGGGATTGTCATGGGGCCTTTAAGCTGATTAGTGATATTGTAGAGAGAGAATTGGTTGTGAGAGATGTTAACAGATTCCATCACTTCAAAAATGGATTATGCACTTGTGGAGATTTTTGGTAA